In Anopheles gambiae chromosome 2, idAnoGambNW_F1_1, whole genome shotgun sequence, a single window of DNA contains:
- the LOC3292573 gene encoding WD and tetratricopeptide repeats protein 1 produces MNMKPKQPYGNTTNVTKILTSRPYWDMEHVLRNRLRTAPQFVDNIELEAELRGHNGCVNCLQWSDNGHILASASDDFHVMLWDPFRHKLLHDLMTPHEGNIFSVKFLPKRGNSLLVTGAGDSKTFVFDINRQNDNPIRQCSCHLQRVKRLATSPRNAHMFWSAAEDGLVLQHDLRQPHACHGQDANVLIDLRSYMSTVPEVKCIAINPQRPEQLAIGANDIYARLYDRRMISPGNPNRRTEVMGDTVSVTNLIDNIPKDGCVQYFCPGHLGSKYQAASQLGEMYQYKAVTYLTFSPDGTELLANMGTEHIYLYDITRSRNPLFLELPKLPGAAEGSKSGANCSGADASVGAEKTKHKFSPDVEQLKKEGNASLEKEQFLQAINKYTQAIQKVNGKDCAILYLNRATALMKRNWYGDVYAAVRDCHTALRLDPHYVKAHFRLARALLKLDKLKEAQICLEELVRRFPSYAKNPGVLMLEKDIGLEMDKARHRSPCSRMQTETYEQKENYWRTMSIDYEQRYIGHCNTKTDIKEANYLGDSNYIVAGSDDGNFFIWDRHSGIIHSVFQADELIVNCVQPHPYICMLATSGIDHEVRLWSPQSPEKPAVRRTTVVDSIVHDNQTHMQIDPFDSIAPDQAICRAS; encoded by the exons ATGAACATGAAACCGAAGCAGCCGTACGGCAACACGACAAATGTCACCAAAATCTTGACTAGCCGCCCGTACTGGGATATGGAGCATGTGCTGCGGAACCGGCTCCGAACGGCACCGCAGTTCGTGGACAACATCGAGCTGGAAGCGGAACTGCGCGGTCACAACGGATGTGTGAACTGTCTGCAGTGGAGCGACAACGGGCACATACTCGCTTCCGCCTCGGACGATTTCCATGTGATGCTGTGGGATCCGTTCCGCCACAAGCTGCTGCACGATCTGATGACACCGCACGAGGGGAACATTTTTTCCGTCAAG TTCTTGCCGAAGCGGGGCAACTCCCTGCTGGTGACCGGTGCCGGCGACAGTAAGACGTTCGTGTTCGACATCAACCGACAGAACGACAACCCGATCCGGCAGTGCAGTTGCCATCTGCAGCGCGTCAAGCGGTTGGCCACCTCGCCCCGGAATGCGCACATGTTCTGGTCGGCGGCCGAGGACGGGCTAGTACTGCAGCACGATCTGCGCCAACCGCACGCCTGCCACGGACAGGACGCGAACGTGCTGATCGACCTGCGCAGCTACATGAGCACCGTGCCGGAAGTGAAGTGTATCGCAATCAACCCGCAGCGCCCGGAGCAGCTAGCCATCGGGGCCAACGACATCTACGCTCGGCTGTACGATCGTCGCATGATTTCTCCTGGAAAT CCTAACAGAAGAACGGAAGTGATGGGCGACACCGTCTCCGTCACCAATCTGATCGACAACATCCCCAAGGACGGTTGCGTGCAGTACTTCTGCCCGGGACATTTGGGCAGCAAGTACCAGGCCGCGTCGCAGCTGGGAGAAATGTATCAGTACAAAGCAGTCACCTACCTCACGTTTAGCCCGGATGGCACGGAACTGCTGGCCAACATGGGTACGGAACACATCTATCTGTACGACATCACCCGTTCGCGCAATCCACTG TTCCTAGAACTACCCAAGCTTCCCGGTGCGGCCGAAGGCAGCAAGAGTGGTGCCAATTGCTCCGGCGCGGATGCAAGTGTGGGGGccgaaaaaacgaaacacaaattCTCCCCAGATGTGGAGCAGCTGAAAAAGGAAGGCAACGCTAGCCTGGAGAAGGAACAGTTTCTGCAGGCGATCAACAAGTACACGCAAGCGATACAGAAAGTCAATGGCAAGGATTGTGCCATACTGTACCTAAATCGGGCCACGGCCCTGATGAAACGCAACTG GTACGGGGATGTGTACGCGGCGGTACGCGATTGTCACACTGCGTTGCGGCTCGATCCACATTACGTGAAGGCCCATTTCCGGCTCGCCAGGGCGCTGCTCAAGCTGGACAAACTGAAAGAGGCACAGATATGCCTGGAGGAGCTGGTGCGACGGTTTCCCTCGTACGCAAAGAACCCGGGCGTACTGATGCTGGAGAAGGACATAGGGCTTGAGATGGACAAGGCACGCCACCGTTCGCCCTGCAGCCGTATGCAGACTGAAACGTACgagcaaaaggaaaat TACTGGCGCACGATGTCGATTGACTACGAGCAGCGATACATTGGACACTGCAACACGAAGACGGACATCAAGGAGGCGAACTATTTGGGCGATTCAAATTACATCGTAGCCGG ctcCGACGATGGCAATTTCTTTATCTGGGATCGGCACAGTGGCATCATTCACTCGGTCTTTCAGGCCGACGAGCTTATCGTGAACTGCGTCCAGCCGCACCCGTACATCTGCATGCTGGCCACGAGCGGTATCGATCACGAGGTGCGCCTCTGGTCACCGCAGTCACCGGAAAAGCCCGCGGTGCGTCGTACGACCGTGGTCGACAGTATCGTGCACGACAATCAGACTCACATGCAGATCGATCCGTTCGACTCGATCGCACCGGATCAGGCGATCTGTCGGGCTAGTTAG